From Pusillibacter faecalis, one genomic window encodes:
- a CDS encoding FtsX-like permease family protein: MREYSFFPRLALVNLTRNRRFYGPYLVSCGGTVGMYYVLRFLAGTETLASVRGAAYLQSMMSIGCAVVGIFAAVILLYANSFVMKRRHRELGLYHVLGLEKRHLAWVMLWETLYCALAALGLGLVAGGVLSYLVPPLLLGMIRFPMEFTVHLSGRAMWETVQLFIILFGLTLLANFARLHRSRPVELLRSAQTGEREPKTKRLLALVGLVTLAGGYGLAVTIQDPVEAMVWFFGAVLLVMVGTYCIFTAGSIALLKALRANHNFYYQTRHFTAVSGMLYRMKQNAAGLSNICILSTMVLVTVSTTACLYFGLEQMAAQRAAENALSTAEAAEMLQEYAVMYGGFLFLGLFLGAVFLLATVLIIYYKQLSEGYEDRDRYRIMQQVGMTPEEVRGSIRSQILLVFFLPLGMAGLHLLAASPMLCRMLELFGLQNAPLFAACAGGTLAVFCIVYALVFILTARTYNRVVRETE, translated from the coding sequence ATGCGTGAGTATAGCTTCTTTCCTCGGCTGGCTCTGGTGAACCTGACGAGAAACCGGCGGTTTTACGGCCCCTATCTCGTCTCCTGCGGCGGCACCGTAGGGATGTATTACGTGCTGCGCTTTCTGGCGGGGACGGAGACGCTGGCTTCGGTGCGCGGCGCGGCATATCTTCAATCCATGATGAGCATTGGCTGCGCCGTGGTGGGGATCTTCGCGGCGGTTATTTTGCTCTATGCCAACAGTTTCGTCATGAAACGGCGGCATCGGGAGCTAGGGCTCTATCACGTGTTGGGGCTGGAAAAGAGACATCTGGCCTGGGTGATGCTCTGGGAGACGCTGTACTGTGCGCTGGCGGCCTTGGGATTGGGACTGGTAGCGGGAGGGGTGCTATCCTATCTGGTGCCGCCGCTGCTGCTGGGAATGATCCGGTTTCCTATGGAATTCACCGTGCATCTCAGCGGCCGGGCCATGTGGGAGACGGTGCAGCTGTTTATCATCCTCTTTGGTCTGACGCTGCTGGCTAATTTCGCGCGCCTGCACAGGTCCCGGCCGGTGGAACTGCTGCGCTCCGCTCAGACCGGGGAGCGCGAACCAAAAACAAAGCGCCTGCTGGCGCTCGTGGGGCTTGTGACTCTGGCCGGCGGTTACGGCCTGGCTGTCACGATTCAGGACCCGGTAGAGGCCATGGTATGGTTCTTCGGCGCAGTGCTTCTGGTCATGGTGGGGACATACTGCATCTTTACCGCCGGCTCCATCGCCCTGCTCAAGGCCTTGCGGGCCAACCACAATTTTTACTATCAGACGCGGCACTTCACCGCAGTATCTGGGATGCTGTACCGGATGAAGCAGAACGCGGCAGGACTTTCCAACATCTGTATTCTCTCCACCATGGTGCTGGTGACGGTGTCGACCACCGCCTGTTTGTATTTCGGGTTGGAGCAGATGGCGGCACAACGTGCGGCGGAGAACGCCCTCAGCACTGCCGAGGCTGCGGAGATGCTACAGGAGTACGCTGTGATGTACGGAGGGTTCTTGTTCCTGGGACTGTTTTTGGGGGCGGTGTTTTTGCTGGCCACGGTGCTGATCATCTATTATAAACAGCTCTCAGAAGGCTATGAGGACCGGGACCGCTATCGGATCATGCAGCAGGTAGGTATGACACCGGAGGAGGTCCGAGGCTCCATCCGCAGTCAGATTCTGCTGGTATTTTTCCTGCCGCTGGGCATGGCAGGGCTGCATCTGTTGGCGGCATCCCCCATGCTCTGCCGGATGCTGGAGCTCTTCGGACTACAGAACGCACCTCTTTTTGCCGCCTGCGCTGGCGGAACGCTGGCGGTGTTCTGCATCGTCTATGCGCTGGTTTTTATTCTGACGGCTCGCACTTATAACCGGGTGGTGAGAGAGACAGAATAG
- a CDS encoding signal peptidase II, which produces MLTGGIAAVVAALCALTRRLLWDHPASAGGVIQFKPLWNRGAAFGLPVGRRAVAALSGLCLTWVWLCRGRNPVGAGLLLGGGASNLWERLCHGRVFDYVHFPKAPGPLRHYVFNLADFAILAGVLALLRKKH; this is translated from the coding sequence GTGCTGACAGGTGGCATTGCCGCTGTGGTGGCAGCTCTTTGCGCCTTGACCCGCCGCCTTCTCTGGGACCACCCTGCCTCCGCCGGGGGCGTGATACAGTTTAAGCCCCTATGGAACCGGGGCGCGGCTTTTGGCCTTCCCGTGGGACGGCGGGCGGTAGCGGCCCTCTCGGGGCTGTGCCTGACCTGGGTGTGGCTGTGCCGTGGCCGAAACCCCGTGGGTGCGGGACTATTACTGGGCGGAGGCGCCAGCAACCTCTGGGAACGGCTTTGCCATGGGCGGGTCTTTGATTATGTCCACTTCCCTAAAGCGCCGGGTCCGCTGCGGCACTATGTCTTCAACCTGGCGGACTTTGCGATTCTGGCCGGCGTACTGGCGCTGCTGCGAAAGAAACACTGA
- a CDS encoding ABC transporter ATP-binding protein, producing the protein MPLLDVQHLQKTYTTRFGAHQVQALADVSFTVEPGEYVAIMGESGSGKTTLLNILAALDRSTAGEVLLGGRSLSAIREKQLAAFRRSHLGFVFQDFNLLDTFSLRDNILLPLVLAGERPAAMERKLMPLAQRLGISELLSKYPYEVSGGQKQRAAVARALITAPELILADEPTGALDSRASARLLELFEAINREGQTIVMVTHSVEAASHAGRVLFLRDGRVYHQLFREGESREHQVRRISDVLTGLTQGGEQDA; encoded by the coding sequence ATGCCGTTATTGGATGTGCAGCATTTACAGAAAACCTATACGACCCGTTTTGGTGCTCACCAGGTGCAGGCCCTGGCCGATGTGTCTTTTACCGTGGAGCCGGGGGAGTATGTGGCCATTATGGGAGAGTCCGGGTCCGGCAAGACCACATTACTGAATATTTTAGCAGCACTGGACCGCTCCACAGCGGGAGAGGTACTGCTCGGCGGCAGGTCCCTCTCTGCCATCCGGGAGAAACAGCTGGCGGCGTTCCGCCGATCTCATCTGGGATTCGTGTTTCAGGACTTCAATCTGCTGGATACCTTTTCCCTGCGGGATAATATCCTCCTGCCGCTGGTGCTGGCAGGGGAGCGGCCCGCTGCAATGGAGCGCAAGCTTATGCCTTTGGCACAGCGTCTAGGAATCTCGGAGCTGCTCTCCAAGTATCCCTATGAGGTATCCGGCGGACAGAAACAGCGCGCGGCGGTGGCCAGGGCACTGATTACGGCGCCGGAGCTGATTTTGGCAGATGAGCCTACTGGAGCCCTGGACTCCCGGGCCTCTGCGCGTCTGCTGGAGCTGTTTGAGGCTATTAACCGGGAGGGGCAGACCATTGTGATGGTTACGCACTCGGTAGAGGCTGCCAGCCACGCCGGCCGGGTATTATTTCTGCGGGATGGCAGAGTCTATCATCAGCTCTTTCGGGAGGGAGAGAGTCGGGAACACCAGGTCCGGCGCATCTCTGACGTTCTGACGGGACTTACTCAGGGAGGGGAGCAGGATGCGTGA
- the nifJ gene encoding pyruvate:ferredoxin (flavodoxin) oxidoreductase: MSVKKKIMKTMDGNEACATVAYHFTDIAGIFPITPSSPMSERVDEWAAAGRKNMFGQPVTLVEMQSEGGASGALHGAAEAGAMATTFTSSQGLLLMIPNLYIMAGHRMPAVFHVAARSVAQHANNIFGDHQDVMSCRACGVTMLSTASVQEVMDLAAIAHLTTVKTRVPFMHFFDGFRTSHEIQKIETIDLDAVAKLMDRDALEAYHRIAMNPEHPVQRTTVQGPDVYYQSQEANNGAYNAIPGIVENYMLEINRITGRDYHIFNYYGAKDAERVVVLLGSACEATREVVDFLNARGEKVGMLQIHLYRPFDMEYFLSAMPKTVKKVTAMDRSKEPGAIAGAVYLDVCAAYANNRNAPAIFGGRYGLASKDVTPAQIKAVFDNMASEEPRQMFTIGVVDDVTHLSLNVEEPLITESGDTVSCKFWGLGSDGTVGANKNSAKIIGDHAGMYTQAYFEYDSKKSYGITKSHLRFSKSPIRSTYLIKAADFLACHAQSYITRYDMIHEIKDGGTFLLNTSWTGEELERNLPGDVKKYIADHRIQFYTVDANRIARELGLGNHANLILQSAFFKLANVMPVEEAVRYMKEAARKTYAKKGEKVVSMNLAAVDAGINSPVKIEVPEVWSQAADDHTVDEDLPDVVKKIVVPCNRQRGDDLPVSTFLAHQDGTYPLGTSKYDKRGIASALPSWDPTKCLQCNQCTFVCPHAAIRAYLVDEAEAQAAPAGFTLVDAKGAQGLKYRLQVSTMDCTGCGSCAASCLAKDKALTMRPVDDTMYDETNWNYALSLSDKPGVFNRKTLKGSQFSQPLVEFSGACAGCGETPYAKLLTQLYGEKTYWVNGVGCSLAWAGAFPSLPYTVNKEGRGPAFYGTLFEDQAENGLGMALAVKQRRGAVRLQAEKLLPMVTGTELESAINAWIASFDDLDANDADARALVSALEAAELTGEARGLAGDILLHRDQLSKKVVWLFGGDGWAYDIGYGGLDHVIASGEDVNIFVVDTEVYSNTGGQSSKATPVGASAKFADGGKKTAKKDLGRLMMTYPNVYVASVAMGANPAQLMKAVTEAVEHKGPSIIIAYAPCINHGIKAGMSSVQAEMKKAVDCGLWPLYRYNPDKAEKPFSLDYKEPSLPVSEFFEGEVRYAGLKVKYPEMAEKLFAQAQREANERYKTYVRLEKSCNEG, encoded by the coding sequence ATGTCTGTTAAGAAAAAAATTATGAAAACGATGGACGGGAATGAGGCCTGCGCCACCGTTGCCTACCACTTTACCGACATCGCTGGCATTTTCCCCATTACCCCATCTTCTCCTATGAGTGAGAGGGTTGACGAGTGGGCCGCGGCCGGACGCAAGAACATGTTCGGCCAGCCCGTCACCTTGGTGGAAATGCAGTCCGAGGGTGGCGCCTCCGGCGCTCTGCACGGCGCGGCGGAGGCCGGCGCCATGGCCACCACCTTTACCTCTTCCCAGGGCTTGCTACTGATGATTCCGAACCTGTACATTATGGCCGGTCACCGGATGCCTGCCGTGTTCCACGTGGCTGCACGCTCGGTGGCACAGCATGCCAACAACATCTTCGGAGACCACCAGGACGTCATGAGTTGCCGCGCCTGCGGCGTAACCATGCTATCCACCGCCAGCGTCCAGGAGGTCATGGACCTGGCCGCTATCGCCCATCTAACCACCGTCAAGACCCGGGTGCCCTTCATGCACTTCTTTGACGGCTTCCGCACCTCTCACGAGATTCAGAAGATTGAGACCATTGACCTAGACGCGGTTGCGAAGCTGATGGACCGCGACGCTCTGGAGGCGTACCACCGTATTGCCATGAACCCTGAGCATCCCGTTCAACGTACCACCGTCCAGGGGCCCGATGTCTACTATCAGTCCCAGGAGGCCAACAACGGCGCTTATAACGCCATTCCGGGCATTGTGGAGAACTACATGCTGGAGATCAACAGGATCACTGGCCGGGATTACCACATTTTCAACTATTACGGAGCCAAAGACGCGGAGCGCGTCGTTGTCCTGCTGGGTTCCGCCTGCGAGGCTACCCGGGAGGTCGTGGATTTCCTGAATGCCAGAGGCGAAAAGGTCGGCATGCTGCAGATTCACCTGTACCGGCCGTTTGACATGGAATACTTCCTCAGCGCCATGCCGAAAACTGTGAAGAAGGTCACAGCTATGGACCGCTCCAAGGAGCCCGGCGCGATTGCCGGCGCCGTCTATCTGGATGTCTGCGCCGCTTATGCCAATAACAGGAATGCCCCAGCCATCTTCGGCGGCCGCTACGGCTTGGCCTCTAAGGACGTCACACCCGCCCAGATCAAGGCTGTGTTCGACAACATGGCCTCAGAGGAGCCCCGGCAGATGTTTACCATCGGTGTGGTGGACGATGTGACCCACCTGAGCCTGAATGTGGAGGAACCCCTCATCACTGAGTCCGGGGACACTGTCAGTTGCAAATTCTGGGGTCTTGGTTCCGACGGCACGGTAGGCGCCAACAAGAACTCTGCCAAGATCATCGGTGATCACGCCGGGATGTACACCCAGGCGTACTTTGAGTACGACTCCAAGAAATCCTATGGCATCACCAAAAGCCACCTGCGTTTCAGCAAAAGCCCTATCCGTTCCACCTATCTCATCAAGGCTGCGGACTTCCTGGCATGCCACGCCCAGTCTTACATTACCCGCTATGATATGATCCACGAGATCAAGGACGGCGGTACTTTCCTGCTGAACACTTCCTGGACCGGCGAGGAACTGGAGAGGAACCTGCCCGGCGATGTGAAAAAGTATATTGCTGATCACCGGATACAGTTTTACACCGTGGACGCCAACCGGATAGCCCGGGAGCTGGGCCTCGGCAACCACGCCAATCTGATTTTGCAGTCCGCATTCTTCAAACTGGCCAATGTCATGCCTGTGGAGGAGGCCGTCCGCTATATGAAGGAGGCCGCTCGAAAGACCTATGCCAAGAAGGGTGAGAAGGTCGTCAGCATGAATCTGGCCGCTGTGGACGCCGGCATCAACAGCCCCGTGAAGATAGAGGTTCCCGAGGTCTGGTCTCAGGCCGCCGATGACCACACGGTGGATGAGGATCTGCCCGATGTGGTGAAGAAGATTGTGGTTCCCTGTAACCGTCAGCGGGGCGACGATCTGCCCGTGTCCACGTTCCTGGCCCACCAGGACGGCACCTATCCACTGGGAACCTCCAAGTACGATAAACGTGGAATTGCCAGCGCACTGCCCAGCTGGGACCCCACCAAGTGCCTGCAGTGCAACCAGTGCACCTTTGTCTGCCCCCACGCGGCCATCCGTGCCTACCTGGTGGATGAGGCGGAGGCCCAGGCGGCTCCCGCCGGCTTTACCCTGGTGGATGCCAAGGGCGCGCAGGGCCTGAAATACCGCCTGCAGGTCAGCACGATGGACTGCACCGGTTGCGGATCTTGCGCGGCCTCCTGCCTGGCCAAGGACAAGGCGCTGACCATGCGGCCTGTGGATGACACGATGTACGACGAGACCAACTGGAATTATGCACTGTCCCTTTCCGACAAGCCGGGTGTGTTCAACCGTAAGACCCTGAAGGGCAGCCAGTTCAGCCAGCCTCTGGTGGAGTTCTCAGGCGCCTGCGCCGGCTGCGGTGAGACGCCCTATGCCAAGCTCCTGACGCAGCTGTACGGCGAGAAGACCTACTGGGTCAATGGCGTGGGCTGCTCCCTGGCCTGGGCCGGTGCATTCCCTTCTCTGCCCTACACCGTGAACAAGGAGGGTCGAGGTCCCGCTTTCTACGGCACGCTGTTTGAAGACCAGGCGGAGAACGGCCTTGGCATGGCACTGGCCGTCAAGCAACGCCGCGGCGCTGTGAGACTCCAGGCAGAGAAGCTGCTGCCTATGGTGACAGGTACCGAGCTGGAGAGTGCGATCAACGCCTGGATCGCCTCTTTCGACGATCTGGACGCTAACGACGCGGATGCCCGCGCCCTAGTGTCGGCCCTGGAGGCGGCGGAGCTCACCGGAGAGGCCAGAGGCTTGGCGGGCGACATCCTGTTGCACCGGGATCAGCTGAGCAAGAAGGTGGTATGGCTCTTTGGCGGCGATGGCTGGGCCTATGATATTGGCTACGGAGGCCTGGATCACGTCATCGCTTCCGGTGAGGACGTCAATATATTCGTGGTGGACACGGAGGTGTATTCCAACACCGGTGGGCAGTCCTCCAAGGCCACTCCCGTGGGCGCCTCCGCGAAGTTCGCTGACGGAGGCAAAAAGACCGCTAAGAAGGATTTGGGTCGATTGATGATGACCTATCCGAACGTGTACGTGGCCTCCGTTGCCATGGGAGCTAATCCTGCGCAGCTGATGAAGGCTGTCACTGAAGCCGTAGAGCACAAGGGCCCCTCTATCATCATCGCCTATGCCCCCTGCATCAACCACGGCATCAAGGCCGGCATGAGCAGCGTCCAGGCGGAGATGAAAAAGGCTGTTGACTGTGGCCTGTGGCCTCTCTACCGCTATAACCCCGACAAGGCGGAAAAGCCGTTCTCTCTGGACTACAAGGAGCCCTCCCTGCCGGTCAGTGAGTTCTTTGAAGGCGAGGTCCGGTATGCCGGACTGAAGGTCAAATATCCTGAAATGGCCGAAAAGCTGTTTGCGCAGGCACAGCGCGAGGCAAATGAGCGCTATAAAACCTATGTGCGGCTGGAAAAGAGCTGCAACGAGGGCTAA
- a CDS encoding UbiX family flavin prenyltransferase encodes MMKHVIVGISGASGTAIAAAVLERLKRESDWRTFLIMTPAAETTAEIEYAPGVDQLKALADVVCSPRDIGNSVASGTFRTEGMVIVPCSMKTVAGIACGYTDNLLLRAADVVLKERRQLTLVPREAPMNVIHCRNLLTLAELGCTIIPPVMTFYNRPESISDMVRHIACKVLDSFGIYENDMDRWEYHT; translated from the coding sequence ATGATGAAACATGTGATCGTTGGGATCAGCGGCGCATCAGGCACGGCCATCGCGGCCGCTGTGCTGGAACGGTTGAAGCGGGAGTCGGACTGGCGCACATTTTTGATTATGACACCGGCCGCAGAGACAACCGCGGAGATTGAATATGCACCGGGTGTGGATCAGCTGAAAGCGCTTGCCGACGTAGTCTGCAGCCCACGAGACATCGGAAATTCCGTCGCCAGCGGAACATTTCGGACAGAGGGCATGGTCATCGTGCCGTGCAGCATGAAGACCGTGGCCGGGATTGCCTGCGGCTATACCGACAACCTGCTGCTGCGGGCGGCAGATGTCGTGCTGAAGGAACGCCGGCAGCTAACCTTGGTTCCCCGCGAGGCGCCTATGAACGTGATCCACTGCCGGAACCTGCTGACGCTGGCCGAACTGGGGTGCACGATCATTCCGCCTGTGATGACGTTCTATAATCGCCCGGAGTCCATTTCAGATATGGTGCGGCATATCGCGTGCAAGGTCCTTGACAGCTTCGGTATCTACGAAAACGATATGGACAGGTGGGAGTATCACACATGA
- a CDS encoding RNA polymerase sigma factor codes for MYPSGTDDSISRLVAEYSPMLLRLACTRLHSPADAEDAVQEAFLRLLTASPRFRDAQHEKAWLIRTTLHRAADIQRAAARKNVPLEEAAGVQTEESGLLAAVRSLPEKYSAVLYLHYYEGYSIKEIAKLLGVPAPTVGTRLARGRERLRRLIKEEIS; via the coding sequence GTGTATCCATCTGGTACCGATGATTCCATCAGCCGCCTGGTGGCGGAATACAGCCCCATGCTGTTGCGGCTGGCCTGCACCCGCCTGCACAGCCCCGCCGACGCAGAGGACGCCGTGCAGGAGGCATTCCTGCGTCTGCTGACCGCAAGCCCGCGGTTTCGGGACGCACAACACGAGAAGGCATGGCTGATCCGCACCACCCTTCACAGGGCCGCCGACATACAAAGGGCAGCGGCCCGCAAGAATGTCCCTCTGGAAGAGGCCGCCGGAGTACAGACGGAAGAGAGCGGGCTGTTGGCCGCGGTCCGCAGTCTGCCGGAGAAGTACAGTGCCGTGCTGTACCTGCACTATTATGAGGGGTATTCCATCAAGGAGATCGCAAAACTGCTGGGCGTGCCTGCCCCCACGGTGGGCACCCGCCTGGCGCGCGGCCGGGAACGGCTGCGGCGGCTGATCAAGGAGGAGATTTCATGA
- a CDS encoding translation factor GTPase family protein has protein sequence MGGQTAGNEKHICTGLFAHVDAGKTTLSEAMLYQSGALRRLGRVDHQDAFLDTDHMERERGITIFSKQAELSLPWGTMTLLDTPGHVDFSTEAERTLRVLDCAILVISGTDGVQAHTRTLWRLLERYGVPVFIFVNKMDLAGAKRGALLADLKRSLDDACVDLTTPHWAEEAAVCDEAVLERYLETGEVSDRDVAALVAERKLFLCFFGSALKVEGVDAFLEGLSRFASAPRYPEEFGARVFKIARDPQGNRLTYLKVTGGTLRVKDLLTNQRPDDSEECSWTEKADQLRVYSGAKFHTVEEAPAGTVCAVTGLSHTRPGDGLGFEADWEGPVLEPVLTYQVGLTDGTDPYTALGRLRQLEEEDPQLHLLWNEGTREIHMQLMGEIQLEILQRLIQERFGMEVAFGSGTICYRETIAAPVIGIGHFEPLRHYAEVHLLLEPGERGSGLHFASACPTDVLDLNWQRLVLTHLAEREHPGVLTGSPITDMKITLLTGRAHDKHTEGGDFRQATYRAVRQGLMQAESVLLEPWYEFRLELPAEQVGRAMSDLQRMNGETAPPELDGGGTAVLTGVAPVGAMQGYAREVAAYTRGQGRLLCQPGGYRPCAGAEEVIAAAGYDPERDVENPADSVFCAHGGGYSVPWDQVRAAAHLESGLALDTPEEEDPEEPAPRERRSYAGTLEQDEELRAIFERTYGPVKRRAFVPPREPKRPVAEGAARTIREQASGPEYLLVDGYNIIFAWDELKAIARENLDAARKALCDLLCNYQGFQKCEVIAVFDAYKVKGGQGSVEKYHNIHVVYTKEAETADAYIERATYEIGRKHRVKVATSDGPEQLIILGHGALRLSASAFRQEMEHVQGQIAGVLESNNRRLKSGALRAALEKARREEESKC, from the coding sequence ATGGGCGGACAGACAGCAGGGAACGAAAAACATATTTGCACAGGCCTGTTTGCCCATGTGGATGCGGGTAAAACCACACTGTCAGAGGCTATGCTGTACCAGAGCGGCGCCCTGCGCCGTCTGGGCCGGGTGGACCACCAGGACGCCTTTTTGGATACCGATCACATGGAGCGGGAGCGGGGTATCACGATCTTTTCCAAGCAGGCAGAGCTCTCGCTGCCGTGGGGGACGATGACGCTGCTGGATACCCCCGGCCATGTGGACTTCTCTACCGAGGCAGAGCGGACGCTACGGGTGCTGGATTGCGCAATTTTGGTGATCAGCGGTACCGACGGTGTCCAGGCGCACACCCGGACGCTGTGGCGGCTGCTGGAGCGCTACGGTGTGCCGGTTTTTATCTTTGTGAACAAGATGGACCTGGCAGGGGCGAAGCGCGGAGCCTTGCTGGCGGATCTGAAGCGATCCTTGGACGATGCCTGTGTGGACTTGACCACACCCCATTGGGCGGAGGAGGCCGCTGTGTGTGATGAGGCGGTGCTGGAACGGTACCTGGAGACCGGAGAGGTCTCCGACAGGGATGTTGCGGCATTGGTGGCGGAGCGGAAGCTCTTCCTCTGCTTTTTCGGTTCCGCTCTCAAGGTGGAGGGGGTGGACGCTTTTCTGGAGGGCCTGAGCCGCTTTGCGTCAGCGCCCCGGTATCCGGAGGAATTCGGAGCGCGGGTTTTCAAGATCGCCCGGGACCCCCAGGGGAATCGTCTCACCTACCTCAAGGTCACAGGCGGTACGCTTCGGGTGAAGGACTTATTGACCAACCAACGCCCGGACGATTCGGAGGAGTGTTCCTGGACGGAAAAAGCAGACCAGCTGCGGGTATACTCCGGCGCCAAGTTCCACACGGTGGAGGAGGCTCCGGCGGGCACTGTCTGTGCCGTAACCGGGTTGAGCCATACCCGCCCGGGAGACGGGCTGGGCTTTGAAGCCGATTGGGAGGGGCCAGTACTGGAGCCAGTTTTGACTTATCAGGTAGGGCTGACCGACGGTACGGACCCCTATACAGCCCTGGGCCGTCTGCGGCAGCTGGAGGAAGAAGATCCCCAGCTGCACCTTCTCTGGAACGAGGGGACTCGGGAAATCCATATGCAGCTGATGGGAGAGATACAGCTGGAGATTCTCCAACGCCTGATCCAAGAGCGGTTTGGCATGGAAGTGGCCTTTGGCAGCGGCACTATCTGCTACCGGGAGACGATCGCTGCCCCGGTGATCGGCATCGGCCACTTCGAGCCGCTGCGTCACTATGCGGAGGTTCATCTCCTACTGGAGCCCGGAGAGCGGGGGAGCGGGCTGCACTTTGCCTCCGCCTGCCCAACAGACGTACTGGATTTGAACTGGCAGCGGCTGGTGCTGACCCATCTGGCGGAGCGGGAGCACCCGGGGGTGCTGACCGGCTCCCCCATCACGGATATGAAGATTACGCTTCTGACCGGCCGTGCCCATGACAAGCACACGGAAGGCGGCGACTTCCGCCAGGCCACCTATCGGGCGGTGCGTCAGGGGCTCATGCAGGCGGAGAGCGTGTTGCTGGAGCCCTGGTATGAGTTCCGCCTGGAGCTGCCGGCGGAGCAGGTGGGGCGGGCCATGAGCGATTTGCAGCGGATGAACGGGGAGACGGCCCCGCCGGAACTGGACGGAGGAGGGACGGCGGTGCTGACCGGCGTGGCGCCGGTAGGAGCCATGCAGGGCTATGCTCGGGAGGTGGCGGCCTATACCCGGGGACAGGGACGACTTTTGTGCCAGCCGGGGGGGTATCGCCCCTGCGCCGGTGCGGAGGAGGTGATCGCTGCCGCCGGTTACGACCCGGAGCGGGATGTGGAGAACCCGGCGGACTCCGTATTCTGCGCCCACGGCGGTGGCTACTCCGTGCCCTGGGACCAGGTGCGCGCCGCCGCTCACCTGGAAAGCGGACTCGCCCTGGACACGCCGGAGGAGGAAGATCCGGAGGAACCGGCTCCCCGGGAGCGGCGCTCCTACGCGGGCACACTGGAGCAGGACGAGGAGTTGCGGGCCATCTTTGAGCGGACTTACGGCCCGGTGAAGCGACGGGCCTTTGTGCCGCCCCGGGAGCCGAAGCGCCCTGTGGCGGAGGGCGCGGCCCGGACCATCCGGGAGCAGGCGTCCGGCCCGGAGTACTTGCTGGTGGACGGGTACAACATCATCTTCGCTTGGGACGAGCTGAAGGCTATTGCTCGGGAGAATCTGGATGCCGCACGGAAGGCCCTGTGCGATCTGCTGTGCAACTACCAGGGCTTTCAAAAGTGTGAGGTTATCGCGGTCTTTGACGCCTACAAAGTCAAGGGCGGACAGGGCAGCGTGGAGAAGTACCACAACATCCACGTGGTCTATACGAAAGAGGCGGAGACCGCCGACGCTTATATCGAGCGGGCTACCTACGAAATCGGCAGGAAACACCGGGTGAAGGTGGCCACTTCCGACGGCCCAGAGCAGCTGATCATTTTGGGCCACGGCGCGCTGCGGCTCTCCGCATCGGCATTCCGCCAGGAGATGGAGCACGTCCAGGGCCAGATTGCCGGCGTGCTGGAGAGCAACAACCGCCGTCTCAAAAGCGGTGCGCTGCGGGCCGCTCTGGAAAAAGCCCGAAGAGAGGAGGAATCGAAGTGCTGA
- a CDS encoding DMT family transporter, which produces MMAIKMTDAQKGVSLAILSALFYSLISVCVKWIGGALPTMEIVFFRALVMLLVGSGSMVLRHQKLGRKHRFLLILRGLSGAMGAFTYYAALAMIPLAETMALVNLSPFIVSILAGLFLKEEIRRNHLLALLISFAGALCIIRPTFEGVGAGYLVAFASAVITGCSYTLVRKLKHDVDTPTIVFYYNVVSILVAFPVMLMGGFVMPVGAEWFKLVCLGLAALLFNQLNTSAYQYAAAGKISIYNYLSIIFSAVFGSFLWNEHLILGTGIGIALILTGAALSFWSGREDRRS; this is translated from the coding sequence ATGATGGCAATCAAAATGACAGACGCCCAAAAGGGCGTATCTCTGGCAATTCTCAGCGCGCTGTTCTATTCCCTGATCTCTGTTTGCGTCAAGTGGATCGGGGGGGCGCTTCCCACAATGGAAATTGTCTTTTTCCGGGCGCTTGTGATGCTTCTGGTGGGTAGCGGCTCCATGGTGCTCCGGCATCAAAAGCTGGGGAGAAAGCATCGGTTTCTCCTGATTCTGCGGGGCTTGAGCGGAGCTATGGGGGCCTTTACCTATTATGCGGCTCTCGCGATGATCCCCCTTGCGGAGACCATGGCACTGGTCAACTTGAGCCCGTTCATCGTCAGCATCCTGGCCGGACTATTCCTGAAGGAGGAGATCCGCAGGAACCACCTCCTGGCGCTGTTGATCAGCTTCGCCGGGGCGCTTTGCATTATCCGACCTACCTTCGAGGGCGTGGGTGCCGGATATCTTGTTGCATTTGCGTCAGCGGTGATCACGGGCTGCTCGTACACGCTGGTGAGAAAGCTGAAACATGATGTGGACACGCCCACCATCGTGTTTTATTATAATGTTGTCTCCATTTTGGTGGCGTTTCCTGTGATGCTGATGGGCGGGTTTGTGATGCCCGTGGGCGCGGAGTGGTTTAAGCTGGTCTGCCTGGGACTGGCGGCGCTGCTCTTTAACCAGCTGAACACGTCGGCCTACCAGTATGCCGCTGCGGGGAAAATATCCATATATAATTATCTCTCCATCATCTTTTCCGCGGTGTTCGGGAGTTTCCTGTGGAACGAGCATCTGATCCTGGGAACAGGAATCGGCATCGCGCTGATTCTGACCGGCGCGGCTCTCTCGTTCTGGAGTGGCCGAGAAGACCGGAGGAGTTAA